CGGATGCACGACGTCACCGTCGACCCCGTCACCCGCACCGCCCGTGTCAGCGGGGGCGCGACCATGAGCCACCTCGACCGGGCGACCCAGCCCCACGGCCTGGCCACCACGGGTGGCCGGGTGTCGACCACCGGCGTCGGTGGCTTCACGCTGGGCGGCGGCACCGGCTGGCTCGACCGCAAGTTCGGCCTGGCCTGCGACAACCTGCTCGCCGTCGAGCTGGTGACCGCCGAGGGCGAGCTGGTGACCGCCAGCGACGAGGAGAACCCGGAGCTGTTCTGGGCGCTCCACGGCGGCGGTGGCAACTTCGGCGTGGCGACCTCGCTGACCTTCCGGCTCCACGAGCTCCCCGTGATGACCGCGGCACTGCTGGTCTTCGACCCCGAGCGGGGCGAGGAGGTCGTCCGCACCTTCCGCGACGCCCTCGAGGAGGGGCCCGACGAGCTCGGTGGCGGCGTCCTCTATGCCACCGGCCCCGAGGAGGAGTTCGTGCCGGCCCACCTGGTGGGGCGGCTCGCGACGCTCGTGCTGGTGACCTTCACCGGCACCGAGGAGCAGGCTGCGCCCCACCTCGCGCCGTTCCTGGCGCTCCAGCCCGACGGCCACGCGGTGATGGAGCTGCCGTACGCCGACCTCAACTCGATGCTCGACGACCCGCCCGGCCTCCGGAACTACTGGTCCGCCGAGCACCTGGGCAGCATGCCCGACGAGGCGGTCGCCGCGTTCCACGCCGCCCGCGAGGGCCTGATCGTGCCGTCGGCCTCGCAGCACGTGCTCTTCCCGGCCGGTGGGGCAGCCGCCCGTGCCGGGACCGACCACCCCATCCCGTGGCGCACCGCGCCGTGGGTGGTCCACCCGTTCGCGCTCTGGACCGACCCGGCCGACGACGACCGGGCGCGGGAGTGGACGAGGTCGGTGCGGTCAGCGGTGAGGCCGTGGGCCACCGGCGACGTCTACCTGAACTTCATCTCCGACGAGGGCCAGGACCGGGTGCGGGCCGGCTTCGGGGCCGGCTGGGACCGCCTGGTCGCGGTCAAGCGGGAGTGGGACCCGGACAACGTGTTCCGGCTCAACCACAACATCACGCCCTAGCCGCGACCGGCTGGCGTCACCAGGGGGATGTGCGACCCGCGGCCGGGCTCCGGCCGCGGGTCGTAGTCGGGGGTGGCGTCGTAGGGCTGCCACGCGAGGAACGCCGACAGGTGTCGCTCCACCAGCGGGACCACGTCGGTGACGGTGACGTCGCGACCCAGCTCCTGGGAGAGCGAGGTGACGCCGGCGTCGGCGATGCCGCACGGCACGAACCGGTCGTACCACCCCAGGTCGACGTCGCAGTTGAGGGCGAAGCCGTGCATGGTGACGCCGCGGCTGACCCGGATGCCGATGGCGGCGATCTTGCGCTCCGGTCCGCGGTCGTCCGCCTGCAGCCACACCCCGCTGCGGCCCGGCACCCGGGCGGTGTCCACACCCAGCTCGGCGCAGACCCGGATCAGGGCCTCCTCCACCCGGCGGACGTAGTCGACGACCTTGACGTGGTCGGGCAGGGTGACGATGGGGTAGCCGACCAGCTGGCCGGGCCCGTGGAAGGTGATCTTGCCGCCCCGGTCGACGTCGATGACGGGGGCGCCGCCGGAGTCGAGCGGCCGCTCGTGGGGGTCGGTGCGCTTGCCGCAGGTGAACACCGGCGGGTGCTCCAGCAGCAGCACGGTGTCTCGGCCATCTGCGGCGACCTCCGCGTGGACCTCACGCTGCAGGTCCCAGGCCGCGAGGTAGTCGACCGCGTCCTCGCCGAGGCCCGCGATCCTGAAGTCCGCCACTGCCTGCTCCACGCCGGCAGCGTACCCCTGTGGAGGAAGCCGGCGGAGACCGGTTGGAACGGGGTAGGAAGGCGGGGTGGCCCCCACCCGCATGCTGATCCCCGTCGTCGTGTCGGGGCTGGCCTGCCTGCTGGTGGTGCCCTTCGCGCTGCCCGACCAGCCCGACAGGGCCGACACCGGCGACCCCGGTGGCCGGACGTCGTCGCCGGTCCTGGGCGACGACCGCGCCGCGGCCCGGGCCAATGACCGCACCGTGGCCCTCGCGGTGCTCCGCGGGTGGGACCGCGCCCGCGCGGCCGCCTGGCGCGCGGGCGACCCGGCGGCGCTCGCCGACCTCTACACACCCGGCGCCGACGCGGGTCGGGCCGACCGTCGGCTGCTGGCGGCGTACGCCGGGCGGGGGCTGCGCGTGGCGGGGATGCGGATGCAGGTGGCCGAGGTCGAGGTGGTCTCGGCCGCGCCGCGACGGGTCGAGGTCGTCGTGACCGACCGGCTCGTGGGTGCCACCGTGGTGGGGCGCCACGGCCGCACCGAGCTGCCGCGCGACCGGTGGTCGCGACGCCACCTCGTGCTGGTGCGGTCCGGTGGCCGATGGCGGGTGGAGCGCGTGTCCGATCAGACCTGGCCGGCCAGCACCGCGTCCACGTCCGGGTCGGAGAACTCGTAGCCCTCGGCCAGCAGCGCCGCCGGGTGCAGGTTGAGCGAACGCAACAGCTCGACCGCCATCGGCCCCGCCCCGAGACGGAGCACCGGCGACGGCACCGCGAGGAACGCCTTGCGGTTCACCGCGTCGGCGAGTGCCTCGGTG
The genomic region above belongs to Nocardioides coralli and contains:
- a CDS encoding FAD-binding oxidoreductase, yielding MTALTDELTGRWITPAHSDYDEARTVYNAMIDKRPGIIAQCETPADVATAIRHARERDLQIAVRGGGHSVAGTSLTDGGLVVDLRRMHDVTVDPVTRTARVSGGATMSHLDRATQPHGLATTGGRVSTTGVGGFTLGGGTGWLDRKFGLACDNLLAVELVTAEGELVTASDEENPELFWALHGGGGNFGVATSLTFRLHELPVMTAALLVFDPERGEEVVRTFRDALEEGPDELGGGVLYATGPEEEFVPAHLVGRLATLVLVTFTGTEEQAAPHLAPFLALQPDGHAVMELPYADLNSMLDDPPGLRNYWSAEHLGSMPDEAVAAFHAAREGLIVPSASQHVLFPAGGAAARAGTDHPIPWRTAPWVVHPFALWTDPADDDRAREWTRSVRSAVRPWATGDVYLNFISDEGQDRVRAGFGAGWDRLVAVKREWDPDNVFRLNHNITP
- the lipB gene encoding lipoyl(octanoyl) transferase LipB; its protein translation is MEQAVADFRIAGLGEDAVDYLAAWDLQREVHAEVAADGRDTVLLLEHPPVFTCGKRTDPHERPLDSGGAPVIDVDRGGKITFHGPGQLVGYPIVTLPDHVKVVDYVRRVEEALIRVCAELGVDTARVPGRSGVWLQADDRGPERKIAAIGIRVSRGVTMHGFALNCDVDLGWYDRFVPCGIADAGVTSLSQELGRDVTVTDVVPLVERHLSAFLAWQPYDATPDYDPRPEPGRGSHIPLVTPAGRG